A single Osmerus mordax isolate fOsmMor3 chromosome 9, fOsmMor3.pri, whole genome shotgun sequence DNA region contains:
- the zfyve26 gene encoding zinc finger FYVE domain-containing protein 26 isoform X3, with translation MHPWGREAESSLQDLLGYFTRCLHHGEWELAAACVPQLAASSGGLSSSPSGELSSSSSSGELSEQLRDIVKAIVCHPYLLAWETMGSPHRLAWLWLQVLETWTKDQVPVKIRTELEFLLLLEELGDNVPDATLKELHAAFLDSQSERKGPEASGTECGLGTEVVSCLEALLERKRPRLARALALALQGPLGEARAHGDPSHTFIRYLTARVGKPEKREGWAEEVCSLLALMPTPSEQGGGAQMEALCEALWAARNGPLREERVLSSLFRPHSHTALSLYCSTALRLQRDRLLRDAPATHEDLPEAEKLLLSLCCHGDRPSAWKTIYFECLSSGKHFLEQVLVTALDLVRREDFPRLQDLLRGEFQPLSRLLLLLAWTQCQSLDSAHTLLSILHHNQALASDSVLREFADVLFSQLRVLQWCVLNKPGIPQEAVLSQLHSLDTHSALHVLLSLTPLARYEERRVLELLQPTPSGAEETDTLVAPRLAAQRNVVLFQGFCAMKYALYALCVNAHRSGTCLDCEGSPQFPESTEGQLQPAAPSEGCLAQFQHFLSECQLYLEALPAMFRLELLENIFSLLFLSSTDFTPQNQKETPTGPGVPAEGLQALGSKEVGKNGTGGAKTKMATQEGDSRERWEPDFPSAAQHGCLDLGHLTRGCPGFLVDVPAMEGFLKLLRQGLEGVCVLDQRAGQEQAEVAEGLGCSVTAETFGARLQRLSKHTAEAQWRLQIITSNQTAGRAPDRPPQAKAGPRPAPLEGQGGSRSSLRRRRRPGRHPSSTEHLNGELSPSTSDGCVAGPGCVEKEESVCSGAHSWLVPAMLSPPESLLVSCIRRGNFMEAHEVATMFALEGSSCCGELVFMERYKEVLVELGRVEQKIENQSLSSSSSSSEGLGAVGAAASGRSRLGSSGRSTLQAIGSAAAAGMAFYSISDVGERLLSTTAHPVPCLEEGYWLGLPPGPCPRLLPLLEELSPSAMAAFDLACCHCQLWKTSRQLLDTAERRLGCSLEARGLRVDPRVPHPEGVRGFPMVLQQFSKILNHAASNKGPAMTEGSGEEQVVAGPFGCSIQEALLSCHPVLSEEGIAGWLGLSQRLELTLPPLASATDAPAEARVGGAVLAALVEQAGLRPSELDAHPVRTAMKQLLRSLDQLCPFEPDGVPARPDYMRSFLDYVNVLTSVLVRSLGSEDQSVEVKLGNPLLVLLQAPSQLLSHLLFERQVSPDRLLSLLQQEGLRLSVQQVVLERCCEALPVWSWGPGAGGETGEGGPGDRAVFGAASLEELLTQHAQEHLTMLGLAEAPSDASSGSESSPEEITASPTSLSSSPPLSSTPAPSSSFLLTPSSLSFLKSRSPLLAALACLSASRGRGAARAPPSGWSGFSSYFSGRKEVALDAEQISREADSLLREFPILRAYLQTMAQPVLGEMPVGEEAGLGATLCGKPLAGLLLSGLQPGGAQAVAAQAFQQALSSGELRRALSLLELYRLDVQEGALRDRLLACAALEDGAGGVVQLLRVQDPGLRGRVALQGLQLWPLDGCLDLLEFCLNEAHLPPALRNDLELRKSELDVYRLMLNLQPPLPWETWQDVRSSSKQDPESVLAMMLAAREFSLCDRWLQMYSGSEQLTLQLRTEHLLHLLEQGHTQQAYQLLEGLSDTLGLEVCERALDRRPGLAAGHFLSDYLTLHFQSQVSPARQRHIHALHLGSKVLLTLPQSTRQDYFHLLAEPLLMLEQLLMNLKVDWVQLALRTLRPPLLGQEAGLGPGDVDRLLAQYACKALDFPYAPRERSRSDSVISLQEALSQCPALDSCPPSPRRESTTSSSGSTPIHTPSSSSDRGKEQGSAGRRQRSPAQFQPPDKPPARRDWVPDPQQHVCMVCQRERFTMFNRRHHCRRCGRLVCQACSGRRMPVEGCTEEEVRVCDQCYTFFHPDLDEELEEAEAVTGSPVSPGGGVEEGLQLPEVHHRMFRLSTDPAENVQLHSEFYYEQAPSASLCVAILSLHSDQMACGHQLIAHCRSLSRQLTSPEVDARLLTDIMRQLIFSAKLMFVTVGRSQDLALCDSYISKVDVLKILVAANYKDIPSLDDILETSAVTRLRNQLLEAEHYQLAVEVSTKSGLDPGGVWHAWGMASLKAGQLSGAREKFSRCLKVPVDRNQLTLGARLLQEIVQHLESTVRPALTTLPSEDILASLRELEEALAEPGPPECPEGPAQLSPLLQESLHYLLSYGTHLALVSFYMRHGHTREALAHLLLKQCPEEVFLEGILQPSLERGQLGALQGLLEGLDPGQEACGRYLMASCQLLQRRGHFHTLYQLQQFMMDHVRAAMTCICFFTRGAQSYLQLGEQQRWLVRAKEHLKTFLQEQQARGAGRRKSTLNSFRKKMSSSDVSRHMNTIELQLEVTRFLHRCENASQTAALQTSASASTPGAPSTLFGGSTMKIDVACKVMLGGKNIEEGFGIAYRVIQDFQLDALAVYVRAGQRLVRQRKYGAVRQLLKCVGESGTATKSDCDAIVLGCVSIADKGPTDSWKVSFWKRKAQRTRSRPTCSAVSCAPPTCRR, from the exons ATGCACCCCTGGGGCcgagaggcagagagctccCTCCAGGACCTGCTGGGTTACTTCACCCGCTgccttcatcatggggagtggGAGCTGGCTGCGGCCTGTGTTCCCCAGCTGGCTGCCTCCTCTGGaggtctctcttcttctccttctggagaactctcttcttcttcatcttccGGAGAACTCTCAGAACAGCTACGGGATATAGTCAAGGCCATCGTCTGCCATCCCTACCTTCTGGC ATGGGAGACAATGGGCAGTCCTCACCGGCTGGCTTGGCTTTGGCTCCAGGTTTTGGAGACATGGACAAAAGATCAG GTTCCAGTGAAGATCAGGACAGAGCTGGAGTTCCTGttgctgctggaggagctgggagacaaCGTTCCAGACGCCACTCTCAAG GAATTGCACGCGGCGTTCTTAGACAGCCAGTCGGAGAGAAAGGGACCCGAGGCGTCAGGGACGGAGTGTGGTCTGGGCACTGAGGTGGTGTCATGCCTGGAGGCCTtactggagaggaagaggccaaGACTGGCCCGGGCCCTCGCCCTGGCCCTCCAGGGGCCTCTGGGAGAGGCCCGGGCCCACGGGGACCCCTCCCACACCTTTATCCGCTACCTGACAGCCAGAGTTGGGAAgccggagaagagagagggctgggcggAGGAGGTCTGCTCCCTGCTGGCTCTGATGCCGACCCCCTCGGAGCAGGGAGGCGGGGCCCAGATGGAGGCGCTATGCGAGGCCCTCTGGGCGGCCAGGAACGGACCCCTGCGCGAGGAGCGGGTCCTCAGCTCGCTGTTCAGGCCGCACAGCCACACCGCCCTCTCCCTCTACTGCTCCACTGCCCTCCGGCTGCAGCGAGACCGCCTGCTCCGCGATGCGCCCGCCACACACG aGGACCTTCCTGAAGCAGAGAAGCTGCTCCTCAGCTTATGTTGCCACGGTGATCGTCCATCAGCATGGAAAACCATTTATTTTGAGTGTCTGAGCAGTGGCAAGCACTTCCTGGAGCAGGTGTTG GTCACAGCTCTGGACTTGGTCCGACGAGAGGACTTCCCCAGGCTGCAGGACCTGCTGAGGGGGGAGTTCCAGCCCCTGTCCCGCCTACTACTGCTGCTGGCCTGGACACAGTGCCAGAGTCTGGACTCAGCTCACACCTtgctctccatcctccaccacAACCAG GCCCTGGCCAGCGACTCTGTCCTGAGGGAGTTTGCAGACGTGCTGTTCTCCCAGCTCAGGGTCCTCCAGTGGTGTGTTCTGAACAAGCC AGGGATCCCCCAGGAGGCTGTGCTCTCCCAGCTGCACTCGCTGGACACCCACTCCGCCCTGCACGTCCTCCTGTCCCTGACCCCCCTGGCCCGCTACGAGGAGCGCAGGgtcctggagctgctgcagcCCACGCCCTCGGGAGCAG AGGAAACGGACACCTTGGTTGCCCCCAGACTGGCCGCCCAGAGGAACGTTGTTCTGTTCCAGGGGTTCTGCGCCATGAAGTACGCCCTGTATGCCCTCTGTGTGAACGCTCACAGGTCCGGCACCTGTTTGGATTGCGAGGGCTCGCCACAGTTCCCCGAGTCAACCGAGGGCCAACTCCAGCCTGCAGCTCCCTCAGAAG GCTGTTTGGCACAGTtccagcacttcctgtctgagtgCCAGCTTTACCTGGAGGCCCTGCCTGCCATGTTCCGCCTGGAGCTCCTGGAGaacatcttctccctcctcttcctctccagcaccGACTTCACTCCCCAGAACCAGAAGGAGACCCCTACCGGACCTGGCGTGCCAGCAGAAGGTTTGCAAGCTCTGGGGAGCAAGGAAGTGGGGAAAAATGGCACTGGAGGAGCCAAAACCAAAATGGCCACCCAAGAGGGCGACTCCAGGGAAAGGTGGGAGCCAGATTTCCCGTCTGCGGCCCAGCACGGCTGCCTGGACCTGGGCCACTTGACCCGGGGTTGCCCAGGCTTCCTGGTGGACGTGCCAGCGATGGAGGGTTTCCTGAAGCTGCTGCggcaggggctggagggtgtATGTGTTTTGGACCAGCGGGCGGGCCAGGAGCAGGCCGAGGTGGCGGAGGGCCTGGGCTGCTCGGTGACAGCCGAGACGTTCGGAGCGCGTCTGCAGAGACTCTCCAAGCACACGGCCGAGGCACAGTGGAGGCTACAGATCATCACCAGCAACCAGACCGCTGGCAGGG CCCCAGACAGGCCCCCCCAGGCCAAGGCCGGCCCGCGCCCTGCCCCCCTTGAAGGGCAGGGCGGCAGCCGCTCCTCCCTGAGGAGGCGCAGGAGACCCGGGAGGCACCCGTCCTCCACAGAGCACCTCAACGGGGAGCTGAGCCCCAGCACCTCAG ACGGCTGTGTGGCCGGGCCGGGGTgcgtggagaaggaggagagtgtgtgtagcgGTGCCCACAGCTGGCTGGTCCCTGCCATGCTGTCCCCCCCTGAGTCTCTGCTCGTCTCCTGCATCCGTCGGGGGAACTTCATGGAGGCCCATGAG GTGGCCACCATGTTCGCCCTGGAGGGGTCGTCTTGCTGCGGTGAGCTGGTCTTCATGGAGCGCTACAAGGAGGTTCTGGTGGAGCTGGGCCGCGTGGAGCAGAAGATCGAGAACCAGTCGCTGTCGTCCTCGTCATCCTCGTCGGAGGGGCTGGGAGCGGTGGGGGCCGCAGCAAGTGGGAGGAGCCGCCTGGGGAGCAGTGGGCGCTCCACCTTGCAGGCCATCGGCAGCGCGGCTGCAGCCG GCATGGCCTTCTACTCCATCTCAGACGTGGGTGAGCGTCTGCTCAGCACCACGGCCCACCCGGTCCCCTGCCTGGAGGAGGGTTACTGGCTGGGCCTGCCCCCCGGGCCCTGCCCCCGCCTGCTGCCCCTGCTGGAGGAGCTCAGCCCCTCAGCCATGGCCGCCTTCGACCTggcctgctgccactgccagctCTGGAAAACCTCCCGCCAGCTGCTGGACACGGCTGAGAGGAGGCTGGGCTGCAGCCTAGAGGCCCGAG GGCTGAGAGTGGATCCCAGAGTGCCTCACCCTGAGGGCGTCCGGGGCTTCCCCATGGTCCTGCAGCAGTTCAGCAAGATCCTGAATCACGCAGCCAGCAACAAGGGCCCAGCCATGACAG AAGGTTCCGGAGAAGAGCAGGTGGTGGCGGGTCCATTCGGCTGCTCCATCCAGGAGGCTCTACTGAGCTGCCACCCGGTCCTGAGTGAGGAGGGCATCGCGGGCTGGCTCGGCCTCTCCCAGCGCCTGGagctcaccctgcctcccctggcctcGGCCACCGACGCCCCAG CGGAGGCCCGTGTGGGCGGGGCCGTGCTGGCGGCGCTGGTGGAGCAGGCCGGCCTGAGGCCCTCGGAGCTGGACGCCCACCCGGTACGCACCGCCATGAAGCAGCTGCTGCGCTCCCTGGACCAGCTGTGCCCCTTCGAGCCCGACGGCGTCCCCGCCAGGCCCGACTACATGCGCAGCTTCCTGGACTACGTCAACGTGCTGACGTCCGTGCTGGTGCGCAGCCTGGGCTCCGAGG acCAGAGCGTGGAGGTGAAGCTGGGGAACCCCCTCCTGGTTCTCCTGCAGGCTCCCTCCCAGCTGCTGTCTCACCTGCTGTTTGAGAGGCAGGTTTCCCCTGACAG gctgctgtctctgctgcagCAGGAGGGCCTTCGTCTGAGCGTCCAACAGGTGGTGCTGGAGCGCTGCTGTGAGGCCCTGCCCGTCTGGTCGTGGGGCCCCGGGGCCGGAGGGGAGACCGGCGAGGGCGGCCCGGGCGACAGGGCCGTGTTCGGGGCGGCCAGCCTGGAAGAGCTCCTCACCCAGCACGCCCAGGAACACCTGACCATGCTGGGCCTGGCAGAGGCCCCGTCAGACGCCAGCTCTGGGTCTGAGTCCTCACCAGAGGAGATCACGGCCTCCCCTAccagcctgtcctcctccccacccctttcctccactccagccccctcctcctcgttcctcctcacgccgtcctccctgtccttcctGAAGTCCCGCTCCCCTCTCCTGGCTGCGCTGGCGTGCCTGAGCGCCAGCCGTGGGCGCGGGGCGGCCCGGGCACCTCCGTCCGGCTGGTCCGGGTTCTCTTCCTACTTCAGCGGGCGTAAAGAGGTGGCGCTGGACGCCGAGCAGATCTCCCGGGAAGCGGACAGCCTGCTGAGAGAGTTCCCCATCCTGCGGGCCTACCTCCAGACCATGGCCCAGCCTGTGCTGGGGGAGATGCCcgtgggggaggaggcgggaCTGGGCGCCACCCTCTGTGGGAAGCCCCTGGCAGGCCTGCTGCTGTCGGGGCTCCAGCCGGGCGGGGCGCAGGCGGTGGCGGCCCAGGCCTTCCAGCAGGCTCTGTCCTCGGGGGAGCTGCGCCGGGCCCTCAGCCTGCTGGAGCTGTACAGGCTGGACGTCCAGGAGGGGGCGCTGAGGGACCGCCTGCTGGCTTGTGCCGcactggagg ACGGGGCTGGTGGCGTGGTGCAGCTGCTCCGTGTGCAGGACCCTGGTCTGAGGGGCCGTGTGGCCCTGCAGGGCCTCCAGCTGTGGCCCCTGGACGGCTGCCTGGACCTGCTGGAGTTCTGCCTGAACGAGGCCCACCTGCCCCCAGCCCTGAGGAACGACCTGGAGCTCCGCAAGAGCGAGCTGGACGTCTATCGTTTG ATGTTGAACCTGCAGCCCCCGTTGCCATGGGAAACGTGGCAGGATGTGAGGTCGTCATCGAAACAGGACCCTGAATCTGTGCTGGCTATGATGCTGGCGGCCAGG gagttctctctgtgtgaccGCTGGCTGCAGATGTATTCGGGGTCGGAGCAGCTGACCCTGCAGCTGAGGACAGAACACCTGCTGCACTTGCTggagcagggacacacacagcaggcctaccag CTACTCGAGGGCCTGTCAGACACCCTGGGcctggaggtgtgtgagagagccctGGACCGACGCCCCGGATTGGCTGctggtcacttcctgtccgaCTACCTGACGCTACACTTCCAGAGCCAAGTGTCTCCGGCCCGCCAGCGCCACATTCACGCCCTGCACCTGGGCTCCAAG gtgctgctgaccctgccccagtcgaCCAGGCAGGACTACTTCCACCTGCTGGCGGAGCCCCTGCTCATGCTGGAGCAGCTGCTGATGAACCTGAAGGTGGACTGGGTCCAGCTGGCGCTCCGcaccctccgcccccctctgCTGGGCCAGGAGGCGGGCCTGGGCCCCGGGGACGTGGACCGGCTCCTGGCCCAGTACGCCTGCAAGGCACTGGACTTCCCCTACGCCCCCCGAGAGAGGTCACGCTCAG ACTCAGTCATCAGCCTGCAGGAGGCCCTGTCCCAGTGTCCTgccctggacagctgccccccctccccccggagagagtccaccacctcctcctcag GcagcacacccatacacacgccctcctcctcctccgaccgAGGCAAGGAGCAGGGCTCTGCCGGCAGGAGGCAGCGCTCCCCAGCCCAGTTCCAGCCCCCTGACAAGCCCCCCGCCCGCAGAGACTGGGTGCCCGACCCCCAGCAGCACGTCTGCATGGTGTGTCAGCGTGAGAGGTTCACCATG TTTAACCGGCGGCACCACTGTCGCAGGTGCGGTCGTCTGGTGTGCCAGGCGTGCTCTGGGCGCAGGATGCCCGTGGAGGGGTGTACGGAGGAGGAAGTGCGAGTGTGTGACCAGTGTTACACCTTCTTCCACCCAGA TTTggatgaggagctggaggaggctgaag CAGTAACAGGCAGCCCCGTGTCtccaggggggggagtggaggaggggctgcAGCTGCCCGAGGTCCACCACAGAATGTTCCGCCTCAGCACCGACCCTGCAGAGAACGTGCAGCTGCATAGCGAGTTCTACTATGAGCAG gctcccaGCGCGTCCCTGTGTGtggccatcctctccctccacagcgACCAAATGGCTTGCGGCCACCAGCTGATCGCTCACTGCCGCTCCCTGTCCCGCCAGCTGACCAGCCCCGAGGTGGACGCCCGCCTGCTCACAGACATCATGCGCCAGCTGATCTTCAGCGCCAAGCTCATGTTCGTCACCGTCGGACGCAGCCAGGATCTGGCCCTCTGCGACAG CTACATCAGTAAAGTGGACGTGCTGAAGATCCTGGTGGCTGCGAACTACAAGGACATCCCCTCGCTGGACGACATCCTGGAGACCTCCGCCGTCACGCGCCTGCGCAACCAGCTGCTGGAGGCTGAGCACTACCAGCTagctgtagag GTGTCCACTAAGAGCGGTCTGGACCCTGGGGGGGTGTGGCACGCGTGGGGCATGGCCTCCCTGAAGGCCGGGCAGCTCTCCGGGGCCCGGGAGAAGTTCTCCCGCTGCCTGAAGGTTCCCGTGGACCGGAACCAGCTGACCCTGGGCGCGCGCCTGCTGCAGGAGATCGTCCAGCACCTGGAGTCCACCGTCCGACCCGCTCTGACCACG ctcccCAGCGAGGACATCCTGGCGTCCCtgcgggagctggaggaggctctGGCAGAGCCGGGGCCACCGGAGTGCCCAGAGGGCCCGGCCCAGCTCAGCCCCCTGCTGCAGGAGAGCCTGCACTACCTGCTGAGCTACGGCACCCACCTGGCCCTGGTCAGCTTCTACATGCGCCACGGTCACACGAGGGAGGCCCTGGCTCACCTGCTGCTCAAG cagtGTCCGGAGGAGGTGTTCCTGGAGGGGATCCTCCAGCCCAGTCTGGAGCGCGGCCAGCTGGGGGCGCTGCAGGGcctgctggaggggctggacccGGGCCAGGAGGCGTGCGGACGCTACCTCATGGCCTCCTGCCAGCTGCTGCAGAGACGAGGGCACTTCCACACCCTGTACCAGCTGCAGCAGTTCATGATG gaCCACGTGCGGGCAGCCATGACGTGCATCTGCTTCTTCACCCGTGGGGCCCAGTCCTACCTGCAGCTGGGCGAGCAGCAGCGCTGGCTGGTCCGTGCCAAGGAGCACCTGAAGACCTTCCTGCAGGAGCAGCAGGCCCGCGGAGCCGGCCGCAGGAAGTCCACCCTCAACTCCTTCAGGAAGAAGATGTCCTCCAGTGACGtgtccag